ACCAGGTCTTTGACTTTATCCCAATAGCGACCATCCAATGGGCATAAAGCTGTTAAACTTGATAGCTCTGTATCATGAGAATAATCAGCAGACATTGCTTTAACCTGGATTAAAAACAAAAGGAGCATTTTGTCAAGCCACTTAAATAGGGCTGGACAGCTTCATCAAATGGAGTAAGATATCAACATGGCTAAATGTGAGCCCATTTCCTACACCCCATATTTTGATTCCTTAATCCACAGAAATTTTCAAGTAGTAAAGCAACTCTTAATCAAAATAACTAAAACCGAGACACTGTTCAAAACAGGGCAAAGAAGAAGCATttctaaggaaaaaaaatcaaaaaaaaaattaaaatttcttgaaattaattaaaaaataatacagagtaaaaaaaaatgaatattaacaTCAAGATAAACACAAACACAGTTTtgatcaaattattgaacaaaaAAGGCTACCTCTTGGACGGCTTCGATTGAGCTGTTATTGCTTTGCATTCTAGGAGTTGCTCTGCAACGCATAGACGTAGCAGCGTTAATACGGTAGAACACAGAAGAATACGAGATGCGGTGGCGAGGATGGTGGAGATTAATAGGATGCCGGAGATACGTCGCCGTTTGGTCGAAGTTGGGTTTAATGCAAGCTCCGAGCTCCATCCCGTCTGGTCTGGACTCTGTCCTTCACCCCTTCAGTAGAGTACATTAGATATTAATCTATTATTACATATTAACAGTAGAGTACATTAGATTTAACATATCTGATAATTATTAACCAatatctaataataattgcaGAGCGCAGCCGGCAGCCGGCAGCGGTTAGGATTTAGGAATAGTTTCAGAGTTAGGCAATTAGGAATAAATACCTATTGTGCCCGTCGCCCTGCTGCTTAACCCTTATGCTAACTGCTTCAGGCGTTGGCTACTTGGCTCATCCGCTCATGGAGTCATGGCTGGCTGGGAGTGGCGGAGTGGCTGCGTAGAATTAGGAAATTTGTGGGGGGTTTAAGGTTTgataatttatgtatatatacttgggttatattgtaaattaaaaaaatatgttggGTATAAATTGGATCATATATTGggtgtatataattatatgttgtGTACATAAAAAAGTTACATCTCTATTTTAatggagttaattccattttttgtcatagatttataagtgacaattcattttagttattttatattagaatatctatatttggtcttagtattattgtggttttaattataaattttttcaattggtcctttattaacaaaatagttctaatacctttaaatataaaggcatttcggtcttctgttataaaatttttcaaaaatataaacatacaaatatagtaGGGTCAACtcactttatataaaaatgaccgaaatgtctttgtatttaacaatatttcaacgattttgttgacggagaaccaaaaataataatgtcataataatactagaacaaaatgtgaatattctaataaaaaaggactaaaagtgaaatgacacctataaatgaccaaaaatgaaattaactctattttaatgtgaattaattatattgttaattatCTATGTGATATTTCATACCACATTATCCCTAACTTCTTGCAAAATCTAAATCAAGAGTCAAAGACAGTAATGTGACGATTTTCTCAATCCTAGAcaaaaataagaatgttttaaaaagaaaaaatagtacaagtgaattttttatatttttatctcgttttcaaaacattcatattTTTGCCCAGGTTTGAGAAAATCGTCACATTAATGCCTTTGTCCCGTCCTCTATTAGGTTCCGAGCCAACTGGCTAGTTGAcgacaaattattgcatggaccatggtccacacagctgtgtggaccaaacatagaaagtacattatttttgtaatgtaccttcagtacaaaaataatgtaccctaaaataatgtacctacaggtcaaaaataatgtaccgtcaatacaaaaataatgtattttttatttttggtccacacagctgtgtagaccatggtccatgcaataacgaGGCTAGTTGACACTTGACAAATAATTACAGAAAGAAGGCTTCCAAAGTATTGCAAATTGGACAAAAAAAATAGTCCCAGGTTACTGAAAGTTAAACAAAAatgatttattcttttttcttttttgttgtaaaaactaaaaagaggTTAATAATTATGGAATTAATTCATCCAAGTAAAATAAGATGCAGTAACAAGACTAACAAGTACTCCTAACAACATCAACATAATTTGAAATGTTAGGAACGGGAAGTGAGCATACCAACAAGTAGGGACAAATCCTATAATTTCcctataacttagagacgaaaagtaCAACTTTCTCATTTAGAAATAAACACAGACAAAATTTTCAGAAGTAACCTAAAGCAGCATCCTTCACTTACTCAAATACGAAATGCATAACATCCTTATGCTGGATTGTTGGTATGACTTTGCATAAGGAAGCAAATTGAATGGCTTCATCTTTTCAGTAATGTCTAATACAGATAAATTTGCTTCCTCAGCCAAGGCAAGGAAGCAATTAAACGTATCAATATTGCGAATCACAGAAGCAATATAAGCAACGGGCCATCTCTGGAGTCCATTGTGCATGTACACATCATTATGATCAATATTTCTTGTTGATTTGCCCAAGGAACCGTCAAACACGCAGCAGGTATTGCTCTTGGCACATTTCTGATTGCGTGGACAAACATCAGAGCGGTCATTTCTGCCATCAGCGTATAAACCTTCCCGGTTCAGAAGAACAGCTAGGACTCGAACAAGATGTGGTAGACACAATGGATCATAAATTACATCTGCACCCAAACTATATACTGATCTCAGTTAAGAAAACATTGCTAAATAACAGAAAGATTGATTGCAATGCAATATTCACTAATTGAAGTTGTACTCTCAAAACACAAAATAGTATGGTGAATAGAGAATATACTCACACTATATCTGGCTTGATCTGCAGAAGCTCATTTTCAGCTGCAGATTCCCAGGGCAAATGCAAGCATTGCACCTGTGAATGCAAAATTATAAGTCTAGGTCACTGTTGGGTACACCAAAATCAAGTTTTAGTTGCACCTATTGAAAGAATCAATGTCTCTCTACTAGCCACTTTCTATCTGACTTATGTACTCCGCAGTCCATAGTTTCCAAGAGTGCCCCAAGAAGTAGGAAGCTTAAACCTCTAGGCAGATTTGCAATATTTCAGATTATATTTTCATCCAACCCAATTTATATGAATTGGTTTTCCCCTGGATTTCAAGGTTAAGGACAAAAGGCATGAATccataaatatatacatgtgtgtgtgtgtaatgtgATATCTTGAACACACCTGTCAATGTgcgaaaataataatatgattaaatgATTTTATATTCTAGGAGaataatttttagtctttttgaTAGACTAAACTTTTAGCAGTTGTAGAAAGAGTAACCTTTCTAGACAAATAAGAAAGTAAAGCAGCTTAGCTGACATGCGAATGCGATTCAAAGGTTTTTCATTTAAGAAGTATTTCAGATGGATCCACAAGAGATCTGTTGAGAATTTCTTAACATGGCTCATTTGTACACtgaaagagggaaaaaaaaggACCCAAATGTCTTAGAATGAGCCCGCCATCCAAGTTTGGAAATCAGTGTGAAAATTAAAAGGGACTACAGTACAAAAGACAAAGAGCAAGCAAGGGAAAGCCACTGGAAGATGCACAAAATTATATTCTATATTAACTCACCATATTAGAATCTACTGCATGTTCCAAGAAATCATTTCTGGTAGTAAGCTTGTTTGACTCCAAATTAAGCCTCATATTTGCTAAAGTTGACAAGTCACCATCACTAAGTATCACCTGTATCAGTTATATTATTAAGATTCTCAATTAAACTCTGGGGTCTTAGTAGCATTTGACAAAAAAGAAGTGATGGGAAAGAGACAGAAGACTTGCCTGGGAGGCTTTTATATGAGCTAGACAGATGCCAACTAATCCAACACCAGAACCAACCTGTTGTTGTCAGAAAGAACATAAATGCACAGGTCACTACATATATTTGATCAGAAATCCATGATGAAGAAAATTGCTATCTGGACCTAATTTTTATACcaaatattttaccaaacaatgtaGCATGTGACAAGTGTTACTGTTTTACAACTTCATTTATTGATTACTCATAAATTGGCAAACCCCACAAATGCCATGATAAAAGATctggtaaaaaaataaaataaaaaagttttgaTTCATGTAGATTGTCCAACCCATTAATGCATTGTTACAAGCAGAACTCTGGACAACAAAGAGAGCAAAATAACATATGAAAATTTTTGAATTGCCACTTGACGGACAACACATTGAGAAATATAGAACAAAACCGATAGAGCTGTACTTACATCTCACCTCAAAACAAGATTTATTTGTGAATACTTCTGGAAAAGAAAGTATGAACTCTGAAAGGAAAAGACTTGATGGCCAAATTGTACACCTGCTTGAACCAAGTATTAGGAATTTGATTAGATATGCTACTATTGAGAGGTCATAGCAACAAAATACAGAACTGCAGTAAGTATATCTCAACAAGAAAACAGGCCCTTCTCTGTACATCCACCCATTCCAGTTCTCAGGTTCATTCTTGCTATTTTCCAAATGTTGTGGGAGGCAGATTCAGTATCCATTAATACAAATGGACATGAAGACCCCAACTTGAATTAAAAACTCTCATCGTTGTTTCTTGTTTGGAAGACCAAGCTTAAGATGGATTTTGAAATAGTACTTAAATCCAAAAGAAAGGTTTgttgaaattatatattaaatagcaATTTCCAACTCTGCTTATAGATTTCAAATCCACTCTCAAATCTGAATCTATTCATTCAAATGGACCATCATCAACTTGTTGCAACAATTCATACCCTGTATCTCCTTCAAGCATGTTGACCGAGCAATGCAGCAGAACTTCCAACTTCCTAGATTTTGGACAACTTGACAAATCCCAACACTCTAGAGATACAAAAACATattaaaatcaataatcaatattgCTTTTTgcaaatacaatatataatagCCTCTCACGAAACAATacaaaaccaaaattttaaaaaatactacgtaataataataaaaatcacTCACCTCtagggaaaagaaaagaaatggtttttgaaaatcttgcATTGCCTTTTACTGATTCATTGTCCTAATTATAAtgagaatattaattattacaaccaaaaaataaaaacaaatttgacTATTAAATTGAACATCAAAGAAGACACACTATGTTTACCTTCAGAGACATGTAATACACATACTTCTCATATAACTCATCAATAACAACTTCACCACTCGATTCAATTTCTACAATAAGCTTCTTCAAAAAACTTCTCAAGTAAGGAGCGAATGGCTTCGTATCCTGTCAAGTACAATTTAGGAGCACATTCCTCAATTAAAGATTAGGAACAAGTGAACAACactatgaaaataattttatgaGAGTTTCAGATAACTTACAGTTCTATTGATGCAGTGTTCCCAAATGAAGCGTTGTACTCTCTCCAAGATCTTACCTCCGCCGCAATCCCTGTCAATTGTTGAACGATGTAAGTAGCTGAAATGTTACATTCTGTTGGCTAAAACGCGCAGCTTTGCAGGGAAGGCGATACCTAGCAAACGAAATGATGATGTCGGGGGGTTCCATAGCGAGGAAGGCGGCAATAAAGTGCAGGCACGGTGGAGAGGAGAGTTCTAGCTCTTGTATTGAATCTTCACCCGCCATATCTCTGTGTCCGAAAGTCTCACCTTTCTGGGATTTTGGGATTACATGGGAGTCTGGGTACGACGAAACTTATTTgaaagctaaaaaaaaattctcccaACTACTGTATTGAGTAGGAAGTTTTCAGAAAAATAATACTAAACCCGTTCCATTTGAAAGCTAAAAAAATTCTCCCAACTACTGTATTGAGTAGGAAGTTTTCAGAAAAATAATACTAAACTCGTTCCATTTTGATTGTCTGATTTCGTTTAACAAggtttgattgaagttatttttaatccaattttttataatattaagtttagcattaatatataaaatttatatatttagaaactacattaaaagtactattaaatccaaaaaattaaaaaaagaaataaacaagaagaaagaattgatttgaccaatgaagaGTAAATAGGACAAGTAAgatgggacagatggagtataataataataataataataataataataataataataaagggaaaatgacatatttGGTCCCCAACGTAACAACATTGTGTATTGAGTCTCACATTTTTGAGACTCTGAGTTTTTAAGAAGTCATTGGATGATtatttgtgtgagaccatcttcCGGGTCAGATcacataatttgggtcatatttaatttatggaTTAATTTTGTTTGGgctatttttttaaacaatcaaATATGAACTTTTTTAGCccaattttattaattcattttatcaatttttcgCTCCATTTTTCACATTTTATGTGTTCTTCACGTAGAACTTCTCCAAGCAGCAGAGACGGTTTCACTCCATTTTTTCatctaattttcaaattttttcttcACAAAGGTAAATTTTCTTCACAATCTCAGGCGAGtttgagtttttgtttttgatagtTTTAAATGTGTAAAATTTGCTAGGGTTTTGTTATTACACTCCAATTCTTCCGTTTCTCACGGCAAACTACATTCTTGTGTTTCTCGCGGTGGTTGTCATTATAACAAGGAGTTTTGCGTTTGCAGTAAGTCGGATTGCTTTGTAAAGAAATTTCTCCGCCAGTAGCTATTACTCTCTGTTTCTTCAGTTTAATTTCTTGGTTCGCCGTCGGTAACTGCTATTACTGTAAGCTTCGTCTATTTAATTTCTCTCATTATGTTCACCATTATAACAAGGAGTTTTGTGTTTGCATGCAGTAAGTCGGATTTTGTCAGCCAGACATATTTCACCGCTAGCAACTCTACCTATTAATCTTAGCTTCTTCGGTTTAATTTCTTGCGGTTCGTCGTAGGTAACTTCCTATTACTCTCTGCTTCTTCCTTTAAGTATTAAGAATTCAGTTTGCCTaagaagtagtatatttgtgctattaaatattgtgtttgatggttaaagtgttgattaATCATTTGTaatatgaagtagtatatttgggctattaagtattaatttaatgctttaagtgttgGTTATTTAATTGTGCACGCAATTAAGAAGTATATTTGctctataaagtattgtgtttgatggttaaagtcataAAGTAGTATGActtgattatagcaaaattaccaatttggtccccgatttaacggatgtttaacaccaaaataaacggaggatcaaattggttaaattttttaaagtcgaggacttaattgggtaagaaaaattgtcgaggaccaaattgataatttcgcaatagtcgatggactatttcggtaataaactctacttTTAGACagaaatgaatactcaacactttaacattgaatttaatactttatagccttaaactagtatttttaaacacaaatgaatactcaacactttaaccattaaatgcaatattttatagcataaaactagtactttataatACAAATGagtactcaacactttaaccatcaaacacaatacttaatagcacaaatatactacttttaaatacaaatgaatactcaacactttaaccattaaatttaatactttatatcctaaaattagtatttttaaacacaaatgaatactcaacactttaaccattaaatttaatactttatagcataaaactagtacttttaaacacaaatgaatactcaacactttaaccattaaacctaatactttatagcctaaaactagtactttataatACAAATGAATACTTATCACTTTAATCGTTACATATaatactttaaccatcaaacacaatacttaatatcATAAAGTCATACTTTATGGTgatataaagtagtatattatatatacatatatatataatatacggGAAATCAGGGACGGGGTGAGAACCGGGGATTGAGGTCGGAGCGGGGAATACCCTCCTtgtccccgtccccggcggggatcCATTCCCCGCAATAATTTTCTGAACCCGCTCCCGTCGAGGCGGGGATCAATTTTTCCCGTCGAGGGTGGGTTGAATTGACATCCCTACATGTGAGTCGAAAACAATTACCCAAAGTAAACACAAGATATAAACTTTGTCGTACCTGCAGATTACTGTAGATCTCCCTCATGCGTGGCCGGCCGGCAACCTCACGAAAACTCTCATCCACTCGCCGTCGGGGAGAAGTTGCAGTGACCTCATCCCTCCCAATGACGTTGTACGCAGCAGGCGAAGAAAACTACCGTTGGTTTCTTCATCAATGCCGCACTGCATGCAACTTTTTGGATGATGAAGTTCCAGTTGCCACCGCACAACGCCCCACGACGCTACGTTCACCAATTGTAGTGAACTAGTGGTAGCGTTCTAAATAGCTAGTCCAAATAATCAATTCATCCGAATTGCAAATTTAAGCTATCAACCAGGACAAGCACAAACAACACTTTCCCATAGAATTCTAACTCAGATAATCTCATTGGGCGATCTATTAGAGGGTGTTTATAGGGTGAATGACTGAAATTAAATGAGAATGCATTGCAATTCATTGATAATAAAAGAAATGTTATGAATGTTGGACAAGAGTAAGAAAAACTCACTTGGGACATGCGTTTGAAGTCAGAAACGCATGTCCCATTTGcgttatattttgtatttttttttcggAATACAGAATCCAAATGCAAGTGAGACTTGcgtttgattaaaaaaattggtCACCGGCGGCGACCATGGTTGCCTTCTCTTTCGCCGGCgaccaatttttatttattatttttttttcaatcaaacGCGTTTGGATTCTGCATTccgaaaaaaaattaaaaaatagaacgCAAATGGGACATGCGTTTCTGACTTCAAACGCATGTCTCAAGTAAGTTTTCCTACTTTTGTCCAATATTTTTGGTATTTCTTTTATTGTCAATGAATTGCAATGCACTCTCATTTCAGTCATTCACCCGTGTTTCTATGAGGCAATCATGAAATATTGCCAGTAGTTCAAATCGTGGGGATCCATATTCCCACATTCGTTTAATCCAGATTACATCACTGAACATAAATCCCATTTATTTAATCCGTATTACCAGTTTTGCATAGAATTTCATCTTTGATCCCCGTTTGTTTAAACTCtctccaataaaataaaaaaaaaaagaatctttcGAAAGGGCAAATAAGCACATATCCTCCACAAATAACAATGGTATccagaaaaaataaattcaacaaattt
This region of Ipomoea triloba cultivar NCNSP0323 chromosome 15, ASM357664v1 genomic DNA includes:
- the LOC116007054 gene encoding protein-lysine N-methyltransferase EEF2KMT, coding for MAGEDSIQELELSSPPCLHFIAAFLAMEPPDIIISFARDCGGGKILERVQRFIWEHCINRTDTKPFAPYLRSFLKKLIVEIESSGEVVIDELYEKYVYYMSLKDNESVKGNARFSKTISFLFPRECWDLSSCPKSRKLEVLLHCSVNMLEGDTGCTIWPSSLFLSEFILSFPEVFTNKSCFEVGSGVGLVGICLAHIKASQVILSDGDLSTLANMRLNLESNKLTTRNDFLEHAVDSNMVQCLHLPWESAAENELLQIKPDIVLGADVIYDPLCLPHLVRVLAVLLNREGLYADGRNDRSDVCPRNQKCAKSNTCCVFDGSLGKSTRNIDHNDVYMHNGLQRWPVAYIASVIRNIDTFNCFLALAEEANLSVLDITEKMKPFNLLPYAKSYQQSSIRMLCISYLSK